Genomic DNA from Bacterioplanes sanyensis:
TGGACAGCTTTGAAATCACGGACGCCGGACGTGAATTGTTACAAGCCCTGCGTGAGACGGCCGCCGACGATTGGCGCAACTATGGTTACGAGCTGCCGGTGCTGGAGCGCGAGGCCAGCCGCCTATCCAACATTCCAAAACAAGCCACTGCAGTAGATGTGTTGCTGACGGATGCGTTCGTCACCTACGCCAAGCAAGTGCTGAACTCTGAGTTGTTGCCAGATTTAAACGAGGGCGATCACCCCATTCGCAGGGTGGCCAGCTCCAGCCAGGACCGCTTAACCGCTAACGGCATCAGCGAAGAGCGTATTGTTGAGCTGCTACATGAATCGATTAATCGCGGTGAGCTTGAGCATTTGATCGAGCAACTGACCCCTTCTCACCCTGGTTACTTGCAACTGCGCAACGAACTCAACCGTTACCGTGACATCGCCAATTCCGGGTTGTGGTATCCGTTGCCGGCCGATTTGAGCCTGCAGCCTGGGGAGCGTCATCGGCAAGTGCCGCAATTGCGCTGGATGCTGTCTCAATACGGCGATCTGAAAAAAGGCGCCTTGGCGTGGCTGTTCGCCGAGGACAAAACCCTCACTCAAGCTCCGTTAGAAGGTGAAGCGGTTGACCTGTCGCAGCCGCAGTTTTTGTTTGACGATGCGTTGCAGCAAGCGGTGAGTTATTTCCAGCAGCGCCATCAGTTGCCAGCCGATGGCCTTATCAGCGCTGAAACGTTACAAACCCTGAACATACCGCCCTATCAGATTGCACAACGCATTGCTCATAACATGAAGCGCTGGCGTCACCTGCCTGAGCATTTGGGCCAACGTTATGTCATGGTCAATATGGCCGACTACCGGCTGCAGCTGGTGGATGGCGGCTCGACCGAGCTGGATATGAAGGTCATCATCGGCAACGCACAGCGTCGCACCCCGGTTATGGCACAAACCATCAGCACGTTAGAGCTGGCACCGACCTGGTCAGTGCCAAGACGTATCGCCGTGACCAGCTTATTACCTAAGATCAAACGCAACCCCGATTACTTGCGCGAGAAAGGCTACCAAGTGATTGGCCGCGTTGATGGTGTGGATAAGTTCATATCTCCGGACGACATTAACTGGTCACGCCTGAGCGCAAATTATTTTCCCTATCGCCTGATTCAAAAGGCTGGTGATGACAACGCACTAGGCACCATCAAATTCCTATTTCCTAACGATCGCGATATTTATCTGCACGACACGTCACAGCCGGAACTGTTCAACCTCGACAAACGCGCATTAAGCTCAGGCTGTGTGCGGGTCGAGCAGCCGCGCTTGCTGGCTGAAAAGCTGCTGCGCGGGCAACAAGGCTGGAACCGTCACGCCATTGATTCGGCCATTGAGCAAACCCGCACGACTCGCATCCGCCTGCAGGAGCAGGTGCCGGTATACCTGATGTACTGGACGACCTGGGTGGACGACAAAGGCGCGCTGCAGATTCGTGACGACGTGTACAAACGCGATTTGATTGCCGGCCTGCCACCCAGTAACCCAGAAGCATAAACCGTTACACTTCTGTGCCGAATACGTTGCTTTATGTAACCCAGCCACTGACTTTCACGACGAAGCTGTCTATCTAAAAAGCC
This window encodes:
- a CDS encoding L,D-transpeptidase family protein, translating into MKIQPSAQRHSSSAIRATGIIALVCMALLFAALAASINTKPYMPPNVAQRYMEHWLIESSRQVAGEVRLKHVRAIEPFYLRRDYQPVWMDSFEITDAGRELLQALRETAADDWRNYGYELPVLEREASRLSNIPKQATAVDVLLTDAFVTYAKQVLNSELLPDLNEGDHPIRRVASSSQDRLTANGISEERIVELLHESINRGELEHLIEQLTPSHPGYLQLRNELNRYRDIANSGLWYPLPADLSLQPGERHRQVPQLRWMLSQYGDLKKGALAWLFAEDKTLTQAPLEGEAVDLSQPQFLFDDALQQAVSYFQQRHQLPADGLISAETLQTLNIPPYQIAQRIAHNMKRWRHLPEHLGQRYVMVNMADYRLQLVDGGSTELDMKVIIGNAQRRTPVMAQTISTLELAPTWSVPRRIAVTSLLPKIKRNPDYLREKGYQVIGRVDGVDKFISPDDINWSRLSANYFPYRLIQKAGDDNALGTIKFLFPNDRDIYLHDTSQPELFNLDKRALSSGCVRVEQPRLLAEKLLRGQQGWNRHAIDSAIEQTRTTRIRLQEQVPVYLMYWTTWVDDKGALQIRDDVYKRDLIAGLPPSNPEA